A single region of the Pseudomonas mandelii genome encodes:
- the pcaF gene encoding 3-oxoadipyl-CoA thiolase, with protein sequence MMRDVYICDAIRTPIGRFGGGLSAVRADDLAAVPIKALMERNPSVDWNAVDEVFLGCANQAGEDNRNVARMALLLAGLPESIPGVTLNRLCASGMDAIGTAFRAIASGEMELAIAGGVESMSRAPFVMGKADAAFSRNMKLEDTTIGWRFINPLMKAQYGVDAMPQTADNVADDYEVSREDQDAFALRSQQRTAAAQAAGFFAEEIVEVRVAHKKGETVVSQDEHPRADTTLETLAKLKPVNGPGKTVTAGNASGVNDGAAALILASAEAVKKHGLTARAKVLGMASAGVAPRVMGIGPVPAVRKLTERLGLAVSDFDVIELNEAFASQGLAVLRELGLADDAAQVNPNGGAIALGHPLGMSGARLVLTALHQLEKTGGNKGLATMCVGVGQGLALAIERV encoded by the coding sequence GTGATGCGCGACGTTTATATCTGCGATGCGATTCGCACCCCCATCGGCCGTTTCGGCGGCGGCTTGTCAGCGGTGCGTGCAGACGACCTCGCCGCCGTGCCGATCAAGGCCTTGATGGAACGCAACCCGTCGGTGGACTGGAACGCAGTGGACGAGGTGTTCCTCGGCTGCGCCAACCAGGCCGGCGAAGACAACCGCAACGTCGCCCGCATGGCGCTGTTGCTGGCCGGGCTGCCGGAAAGCATTCCCGGCGTCACGCTCAATCGCCTCTGCGCCTCGGGTATGGATGCGATCGGCACTGCCTTCCGCGCAATCGCCAGTGGCGAAATGGAACTGGCAATTGCCGGCGGCGTCGAGTCGATGTCCCGCGCACCCTTCGTGATGGGCAAGGCCGATGCGGCGTTCTCGCGCAACATGAAGCTGGAAGACACCACCATCGGCTGGCGCTTCATCAACCCGTTGATGAAGGCGCAATACGGCGTCGATGCGATGCCGCAGACCGCCGACAACGTGGCCGACGATTACGAAGTGTCTCGCGAGGATCAGGACGCTTTCGCCCTGCGCAGCCAGCAGCGCACAGCCGCCGCGCAAGCTGCAGGATTTTTCGCTGAAGAAATCGTCGAAGTGCGGGTTGCCCACAAGAAAGGCGAAACCGTCGTCAGCCAGGATGAGCATCCTCGTGCCGACACCACGCTGGAAACCCTGGCCAAGCTGAAGCCCGTCAACGGTCCAGGCAAAACCGTCACCGCCGGCAACGCTTCCGGTGTGAACGACGGCGCAGCGGCGTTGATTCTGGCCTCCGCTGAAGCAGTGAAGAAACACGGCCTGACCGCCCGCGCCAAAGTGCTGGGTATGGCGAGCGCGGGTGTCGCGCCACGGGTAATGGGCATCGGCCCGGTGCCGGCGGTGCGCAAATTGACCGAGCGCCTCGGGCTGGCCGTCAGCGATTTCGATGTGATCGAACTCAATGAAGCCTTTGCCAGCCAAGGGTTAGCGGTACTGCGTGAGCTGGGCTTGGCGGACGACGCGGCCCAGGTCAACCCGAACGGTGGCGCCATTGCCTTGGGCCATCCGTTGGGCATGAGCGGTGCGCGCCTGGTCCTGACCGCGTTGCATCAGCTTGAAAAAACGGGCGGCAACAAAGGCCTGGCGACCATGTGCGTCGGTGTCGGCCAGGGTCTGGCCTTGGCCATCGAACGCGTCTGA
- a CDS encoding CoA-transferase subunit beta, translating into MTYTTNEMMTVAAARRLKNGSVCFVGIGLPSKAANLARLTSSPDVVLIYESGPIGAKPSVLPLSIGDGELAETADTVVPTGEIFRYWLQGGRIDVGFLGAAQVDRFGNINTTVVGDYHAPKVRLPGAGGAPEIAGSAKSVLIILKQSARSFVDKLDFITSVGHGEGGDSRKRLGLPGAGPVGIITDLCIMEPEADTHEFVVTALHPGVTREQVIAATGWAIRFAGNVENTAEPTDVELKALRDLEARTAAAHGQTPGEA; encoded by the coding sequence ATGACTTACACCACCAACGAAATGATGACCGTCGCCGCTGCCCGCCGCCTGAAGAACGGTTCGGTGTGCTTCGTCGGCATCGGCCTGCCGTCGAAAGCCGCCAACCTGGCGCGCCTGACGTCTTCGCCGGATGTGGTCCTGATCTACGAATCGGGTCCGATCGGTGCCAAGCCAAGCGTACTGCCGCTGTCGATCGGTGACGGCGAACTGGCGGAAACCGCCGACACCGTCGTCCCGACCGGTGAGATTTTTCGCTACTGGTTGCAGGGCGGGCGCATTGACGTCGGTTTTCTCGGCGCCGCGCAGGTCGACCGCTTCGGCAACATCAACACCACCGTGGTCGGTGATTACCACGCACCGAAAGTCCGTCTGCCCGGTGCCGGTGGCGCGCCGGAAATTGCCGGCTCGGCGAAAAGCGTACTCATCATTCTCAAGCAATCGGCACGCTCCTTCGTCGACAAACTCGACTTCATCACCTCGGTCGGTCATGGCGAGGGCGGTGATTCGCGCAAGCGTCTCGGCCTTCCGGGCGCCGGGCCAGTCGGCATCATTACCGACCTGTGCATCATGGAGCCCGAAGCGGATACCCATGAATTCGTGGTCACCGCGCTGCACCCGGGCGTGACTCGCGAGCAAGTGATTGCCGCCACCGGCTGGGCAATTCGCTTCGCAGGCAATGTCGAAAATACGGCTGAGCCAACGGATGTTGAGCTTAAGGCGCTCAGGGACCTGGAAGCCCGCACCGCCGCCGCCCATGGCCAGACACCGGGAGAAGCGTGA
- a CDS encoding CoA transferase subunit A has protein sequence MAEILSLHDAVKQFVNDGDTVALEGFTHLIPTAAGHEIIRQGKKDLTLVRMTPDLIYDQLIGAGCARKLIFSWGGNPGVGSLHRLRDAVEKQWPHALEIEEHSHADLANAYVAGASGLPFAVLRAYAGSDLPKVNPLIKTVTCPFTGEVLAAVPSVRPDITVIHAQKADRKGNVLLWGILGVQKEAALAAKRCIVTVEEIVDDLNAPMNSCVLPTWALSAVCHVPGGAHPSYAHGYNERDNRFYQAWDPIARDRETFTAWIDEYIHGCADFSEFQAKLAAASEAK, from the coding sequence ATGGCTGAAATCCTTTCGCTGCACGACGCGGTGAAGCAATTCGTCAACGACGGCGATACCGTCGCGCTCGAAGGCTTCACTCACCTGATCCCTACGGCGGCCGGTCACGAAATCATTCGCCAGGGCAAGAAAGATCTGACGCTGGTGCGGATGACGCCTGACCTGATCTACGACCAGTTGATCGGCGCCGGTTGTGCTCGCAAGCTGATTTTCTCCTGGGGCGGCAACCCGGGTGTCGGTTCGCTGCACCGTCTGCGTGACGCGGTCGAGAAGCAGTGGCCGCACGCGCTGGAAATCGAAGAGCATAGCCACGCCGACCTGGCCAATGCCTACGTCGCTGGCGCCTCCGGCCTACCGTTCGCGGTACTGCGTGCCTACGCCGGTTCCGACTTGCCGAAGGTCAACCCGCTGATCAAAACCGTCACCTGCCCGTTCACCGGCGAAGTGTTGGCCGCCGTGCCTTCGGTACGCCCGGACATCACCGTGATTCACGCGCAGAAAGCCGACCGCAAAGGCAACGTGCTGCTGTGGGGCATTCTCGGCGTTCAAAAAGAAGCCGCGCTGGCGGCCAAACGTTGCATCGTCACCGTCGAGGAAATCGTCGACGACCTCAATGCACCAATGAATTCTTGCGTGCTGCCGACCTGGGCCTTGAGCGCGGTCTGCCATGTGCCTGGCGGCGCGCATCCGTCCTACGCCCACGGTTACAACGAACGCGACAACCGCTTCTACCAGGCTTGGGACCCGATTGCCCGCGACCGTGAAACCTTCACCGCGTGGATCGACGAATACATCCACGGCTGCGCTGACTTCAGCGAGTTCCAGGCCAAACTGGCCGCTGCTTCGGAGGCCAAGTAA
- a CDS encoding MFS transporter, with amino-acid sequence MNQPQSAVGNCLDVQSFINAQPISRYQWRVVILCFLIVFLDGLDTAAMGFIAPALSQDWGIDRASLGPVMSAALIGMVFGALGSGPLADRFGRKVVLVGAVLLFGAFSLASAYSTNVDQLLVLRFLTGLGLGAGMPNATTLLSEYTPERKKSLLVTSMFCGFNLGMAGGGFISAKLIPAFGWHSLLLIGGILPLILTVVLLFWLPESARYLVVRNRGTDKVRKALAPIDPTVVAQASSFSVPEQKTVKARNVFAVIFSGTYSTGTLLLWLTYFMGLVIVYLLTSWLPTLMRDSGASMEQAAFIGALFQFGGVLSAVGVGWAMDRFNPHKVIGIFYLLAGVFAYAVGQSLGNITILATLVLVAGMCVNGAQSAMPSLAARFYPTQGRATGVSWMLGIGRFGAILGAWMGATLLGLGWNFEQVLTALVIPAAVATMAVVIKGMVSHADAT; translated from the coding sequence ATGAACCAGCCTCAGTCTGCTGTAGGAAACTGCCTCGACGTGCAGTCCTTCATCAATGCTCAACCCATCTCGCGCTACCAGTGGCGAGTGGTGATCCTGTGTTTCCTGATTGTCTTCCTTGATGGCCTCGATACCGCGGCCATGGGCTTCATCGCGCCGGCCCTGTCCCAGGACTGGGGCATTGATCGCGCCAGTCTCGGCCCGGTGATGAGTGCCGCGCTGATCGGCATGGTCTTCGGCGCACTGGGCTCCGGTCCCTTGGCTGACCGCTTTGGGCGAAAAGTCGTACTGGTCGGCGCGGTATTGTTGTTCGGGGCTTTCAGCCTGGCCTCGGCGTACAGCACTAACGTCGATCAACTGCTGGTGCTGCGCTTCCTCACCGGCCTGGGCCTTGGCGCCGGGATGCCGAACGCCACCACGCTGTTGTCGGAATACACCCCGGAGCGCAAAAAATCCCTGCTGGTGACCAGCATGTTCTGCGGCTTCAACCTCGGCATGGCCGGTGGTGGGTTTATCTCGGCCAAGCTGATTCCGGCCTTCGGCTGGCACAGTCTGCTACTGATCGGCGGGATTCTGCCGTTGATCCTGACCGTCGTCTTGCTGTTCTGGCTGCCCGAATCGGCGCGTTACCTGGTCGTGCGCAACCGTGGCACCGACAAAGTGCGCAAGGCTCTCGCACCGATCGATCCGACCGTCGTCGCTCAGGCGTCGAGCTTCAGCGTACCGGAGCAGAAAACCGTGAAGGCGCGCAACGTGTTCGCGGTGATCTTCTCTGGCACCTATAGCACCGGCACCTTGCTGTTGTGGCTGACCTACTTCATGGGGCTGGTGATTGTTTACCTGCTGACCAGTTGGTTGCCGACGCTGATGCGTGACAGTGGCGCGAGCATGGAACAAGCGGCATTCATTGGTGCCCTGTTCCAGTTTGGCGGGGTGTTGAGCGCAGTGGGCGTGGGCTGGGCGATGGACCGGTTCAATCCGCACAAGGTCATCGGCATTTTCTACCTGCTGGCCGGGGTGTTTGCCTACGCGGTAGGGCAGAGCCTGGGCAATATCACGATTTTGGCGACATTGGTGCTGGTGGCCGGCATGTGCGTCAACGGTGCGCAATCGGCGATGCCGTCGCTGGCAGCGCGGTTTTATCCGACTCAAGGGCGAGCGACCGGGGTGTCGTGGATGCTCGGGATTGGTCGTTTCGGCGCGATTCTCGGGGCCTGGATGGGTGCGACATTGCTGGGCCTGGGCTGGAACTTTGAACAGGTGCTGACGGCGCTGGTGATTCCGGCGGCGGTGGCAACCATGGCGGTGGTGATCAAGGGCATGGTCAGTCATGCGGATGCGACCTGA
- the pcaR gene encoding pca regulon transcriptional regulator PcaR, translated as MNDQMRNSFASVAPPIVASPAKRIQALTGDPDFMTSLARGLAVVQAFQERKRHLTIAQISHRTEIPRAAVRRCLHTLIKLGYATTDGRTYSLLPKVLTLGHAYLSSTPLAVSAQPYLDRMSEQLHEACNMATLEGDDILYIARSATTQRLISVDLSVGGRLPAYCTSMGRILLAALDDTSLREYLDHAEFQAKTSRTLHTPEALLECLQEVRQQGWCIVDQELEQGLRSIAVPVYDASGQVVAALNVSTHAGRVSRNELEQRFLPGLLSASRDLSAQLFA; from the coding sequence ATGAACGATCAAATGCGCAACTCCTTCGCTTCAGTGGCGCCGCCGATCGTGGCCTCGCCCGCCAAGCGAATCCAGGCCCTGACCGGCGATCCGGATTTCATGACGTCTCTGGCCCGGGGATTGGCGGTGGTTCAAGCGTTCCAGGAGCGCAAACGGCACCTGACCATTGCCCAGATCAGCCACCGCACGGAAATTCCCCGCGCCGCTGTGCGACGTTGCCTGCACACCCTGATCAAACTCGGCTACGCCACCACCGACGGTCGCACCTATTCGCTGCTGCCCAAAGTGCTGACGCTGGGCCATGCCTATTTGTCCTCAACGCCTTTGGCGGTGTCCGCCCAGCCGTATCTGGACCGTATGAGTGAGCAACTTCACGAGGCCTGCAACATGGCCACGCTGGAGGGCGACGACATTTTGTACATCGCTCGCTCGGCGACCACCCAACGCCTGATTTCCGTCGACCTGTCGGTGGGCGGGCGGTTGCCAGCGTATTGCACGTCGATGGGCCGGATTCTTCTTGCGGCACTGGACGACACCTCGCTGCGCGAATACCTCGACCATGCGGAGTTCCAGGCCAAGACCAGCCGAACCTTGCACACACCCGAGGCGTTGCTCGAATGTCTGCAGGAAGTGCGGCAACAAGGCTGGTGCATCGTCGATCAGGAACTGGAGCAGGGCCTGCGTTCGATTGCCGTTCCGGTGTACGACGCTTCGGGCCAGGTGGTGGCCGCGCTCAACGTCAGTACCCACGCCGGACGAGTCAGCCGCAACGAGCTGGAGCAGCGTTTCTTGCCCGGTTTGTTAAGTGCCAGCCGTGACCTCAGCGCCCAGTTGTTTGCCTAA
- a CDS encoding inorganic phosphate transporter → MIDLFSGLDAWVLVSLLLALAFVLAFEFINGFHDTANAVATVIYTKAMPPHLAVFFSGVFNFLGVLLGGVGVAYAIVHLLPVELLINVNTGHGLAMVFSLLAAAITWNLGTWYFGIPASSSHTLIGSILGVGLANALINDIALADGVNWQKAIDIGASLVFSPMAGFLVAALILIGLKWWRPLSKMHKTPEQRRKIDDKKHPPFWNRLVLVISAMAVSFVHGSNDGQKGIGLIMLVLIGIVPAQFVLDLGSTTYQIERTRDATLHLSQFYKRNADTLGEYLALGKSVEGDLPEKFRCNPQQTEPTITALLDTLKGVADYHSLSPESRIEVRRYLLCLDDTAKKVGKLPGLAAREKADLDKLRKDLTTTTEYAPFWVILAVALALGLGTMVGWKRVVLTIGEKIGKQGMTYSQGMSAQITTASLIGMANIFSLPVSTTHVLSSGVAGTMVANKSGLQGGTVRTILLAWVLTLPATVALSAGLFWLASKALGS, encoded by the coding sequence ATGATCGATTTATTCAGCGGACTTGATGCTTGGGTGCTTGTGAGCCTCTTGCTCGCCCTGGCCTTTGTCCTCGCCTTCGAGTTCATCAACGGCTTTCATGACACCGCTAACGCGGTGGCCACCGTTATCTACACCAAAGCCATGCCGCCTCATCTGGCGGTGTTCTTTTCCGGTGTGTTCAACTTTCTCGGCGTACTGCTGGGCGGTGTCGGCGTGGCGTATGCCATCGTCCACCTGCTGCCGGTAGAACTGCTGATCAATGTGAACACCGGTCACGGGCTGGCCATGGTGTTCTCGCTGCTCGCCGCCGCCATCACCTGGAACCTGGGCACCTGGTACTTCGGTATCCCGGCCTCCAGCTCCCACACGCTGATCGGTTCGATCCTCGGTGTCGGCCTGGCCAACGCGTTGATCAACGACATTGCGTTGGCCGATGGCGTGAACTGGCAGAAAGCGATCGACATCGGGGCGTCCCTGGTGTTCTCGCCGATGGCGGGTTTCCTGGTCGCAGCGCTGATATTGATCGGTCTTAAATGGTGGCGTCCTCTGTCGAAGATGCACAAGACACCGGAACAGCGCCGCAAGATCGACGACAAGAAACACCCGCCGTTCTGGAATCGCCTGGTGCTGGTGATCTCAGCCATGGCCGTGAGCTTCGTGCACGGTTCCAACGATGGCCAGAAAGGTATCGGCCTGATCATGCTGGTGCTGATCGGTATCGTGCCGGCGCAGTTCGTTCTCGACCTGGGCAGCACGACCTACCAGATCGAACGGACCCGCGATGCGACGTTGCACCTGAGCCAGTTCTACAAGCGTAACGCCGACACCTTGGGCGAGTACCTGGCCCTGGGCAAAAGCGTGGAAGGCGATCTGCCGGAGAAATTCCGTTGCAACCCGCAACAGACCGAACCGACCATCACCGCCCTCCTCGACACCCTTAAAGGTGTAGCGGATTACCACTCGCTGTCGCCGGAAAGCCGCATCGAAGTGCGTCGCTATCTGCTCTGCCTGGATGACACGGCGAAGAAAGTCGGCAAGCTGCCTGGCCTCGCTGCCCGTGAAAAGGCTGACCTGGACAAACTGCGCAAAGACCTGACCACCACCACCGAATACGCCCCGTTCTGGGTGATTCTGGCGGTCGCCCTGGCCCTGGGCCTGGGGACCATGGTCGGCTGGAAACGCGTGGTGCTGACCATCGGCGAGAAGATCGGCAAGCAGGGCATGACTTACTCCCAAGGCATGTCGGCACAGATCACCACCGCGAGCCTGATCGGCATGGCCAACATCTTCAGCCTGCCGGTCTCCACCACCCACGTCCTGTCCTCGGGTGTGGCGGGCACCATGGTCGCCAATAAAAGCGGCCTGCAAGGCGGCACCGTGAGAACCATCCTGCTGGCCTGGGTCCTGACCCTGCCCGCGACAGTGGCCTTGTCGGCCGGCCTGTTCTGGCTGGCATCGAAGGCACTGGGCAGCTGA
- the ccoM gene encoding cytochrome c oxidase subunit CcoM: MFFDNVVIAGVLTVGLMVLFFAGFGFFIWKDSHKRKP; encoded by the coding sequence ATGTTTTTCGACAACGTGGTGATCGCAGGGGTGCTGACAGTTGGCCTCATGGTTCTGTTTTTCGCAGGGTTCGGATTTTTTATCTGGAAGGATTCGCATAAGCGTAAGCCGTAG
- the rapA gene encoding RNA polymerase-associated protein RapA has protein sequence MAQQYQPGQRWISDSEAELGLGTVLAQDGRLLTVLYPATGETRQYALRNAPLTRVRFSPGDSITHFEGWKLTVQEVDDVDGLLVYHGLNAQNEVVTLPETQLSNFIQFRLASDRLFAGQIDPLAWFSLRYNTLEHTSRQLQSALWGLGGVRAQPIAHQLHIAREVADRIAPRVLLADEVGLGKTIEAGLVIHRQLLSGRANRVLILVPENLQHQWLVEMRRRFNLQVALFDEERFIESDAANPFEDTQLALVALEWLVDDEKAQDALFAAGWDLLVVDEAHHLVWHEDKASPEYTLVEQLAEVIPGVLLLTATPEQLGQDSHFARLRLLDPNRFHDLHAFRAESENYRPVAEAVQELLDKGRLSPEAHKTIHGFLGNEGEALLTAVNDGDIEASARLVRELLDRHGTGRVLFRNTRAAVQGFPERKLHPYPLPCPDEYLELPLGDHAELYPEVSFQAQPDANEEERWWKFDPRVEWLIDQLKMLKRTKVLVICAHAETAMDLEDALRVRSGIPATVFHEGMNILERDRAAAYFADEEFGAQVLICSEIGSEGRNFQFSHHLVLFDLPSHPDLLEQRIGRLDRIGQKHIIELHVPYLETSPQERLFQWYHEALNAFLNTCPTGNALQHQFGPRLLPLLENADDGEWQALIDEARAERERLEAELHTGRDRLLELNSGGAGEGDALVEDILEQDDQFALPIYMETLFDAFGIDSEDHSENALILKPSEKMLDASFPLGDDEGVTITYDRNQALSREDMQFITWEHPMVQGGMDLVLSGSMGNTAVALIKNKALKPGTVLLELLYVSEVVAPRSLQLGRYLPPAALRCLLDANGNDLSARVSFETLNDQLESVPRASANKFIQAQRDQLTPRINAGEEKIFPRHAERVAEAQRRLAADTDEELARLTALQAVNPTVRDSELVALRKQREQGLAMLDKAALRLEAIRVLVAG, from the coding sequence ATGGCGCAGCAGTATCAACCGGGGCAACGCTGGATCAGTGACAGCGAAGCCGAGCTGGGTTTAGGCACCGTTCTGGCACAGGACGGCCGCTTGTTGACCGTGCTCTATCCGGCCACTGGCGAGACTCGCCAGTACGCGCTACGGAATGCGCCCCTCACCCGCGTGCGGTTTTCGCCGGGCGACTCCATCACTCACTTCGAAGGCTGGAAGCTGACCGTCCAGGAAGTCGACGACGTCGATGGCCTGCTGGTCTACCACGGCCTCAACGCGCAGAACGAAGTGGTTACCCTGCCGGAAACCCAACTGTCGAACTTCATTCAGTTCCGCCTGGCCAGTGACCGTTTGTTCGCCGGGCAGATCGACCCGCTGGCCTGGTTCTCCCTGCGCTACAACACCCTGGAACACACCAGCCGCCAATTGCAGTCCGCGCTTTGGGGCCTCGGTGGCGTACGCGCGCAACCGATCGCGCACCAGTTGCACATCGCCCGTGAAGTCGCCGACCGCATTGCGCCGCGGGTTCTGCTGGCCGATGAAGTGGGCCTGGGCAAAACCATCGAAGCCGGCCTGGTGATCCATCGCCAACTGCTCTCGGGCCGCGCCAACCGCGTGCTGATCCTGGTGCCGGAGAACCTGCAGCACCAGTGGCTGGTCGAGATGCGCCGCCGCTTTAACCTGCAAGTCGCGCTGTTCGACGAAGAACGCTTCATCGAAAGCGATGCCGCCAACCCATTTGAAGACACCCAGCTCGCGCTGGTTGCACTCGAGTGGCTGGTGGACGACGAAAAGGCCCAGGACGCGCTGTTCGCCGCCGGTTGGGACCTGCTGGTGGTCGACGAAGCGCACCACCTGGTGTGGCACGAAGACAAGGCCAGCCCTGAATACACCTTGGTCGAGCAACTGGCCGAAGTCATTCCCGGCGTCCTGTTGCTGACCGCGACCCCGGAACAACTGGGTCAGGACAGCCACTTTGCGCGCCTGCGCCTGCTTGACCCGAACCGTTTCCATGACCTGCACGCCTTCCGCGCCGAGAGCGAAAACTATCGCCCGGTGGCCGAAGCCGTTCAGGAGCTGCTGGACAAAGGGCGCCTGTCGCCGGAAGCGCACAAGACCATTCACGGTTTCCTCGGCAACGAAGGCGAAGCGCTGCTGACCGCCGTCAACGATGGCGACATCGAAGCCAGCGCCCGCCTGGTCCGCGAACTGCTGGACCGCCACGGCACCGGCCGCGTGCTGTTTCGCAACACCCGCGCCGCCGTGCAGGGTTTCCCGGAACGCAAACTGCATCCGTACCCGCTGCCGTGCCCGGACGAATACCTCGAACTGCCGCTGGGCGATCACGCCGAGCTGTACCCGGAAGTCAGCTTCCAGGCCCAGCCGGACGCCAACGAAGAAGAACGCTGGTGGAAATTCGACCCGCGCGTCGAGTGGCTGATCGATCAGCTGAAGATGCTCAAACGCACCAAAGTGCTGGTGATCTGCGCCCACGCTGAAACCGCCATGGACCTGGAAGACGCCCTGCGTGTGCGCTCCGGTATTCCGGCCACGGTCTTCCACGAAGGCATGAACATCCTTGAGCGTGACCGCGCCGCGGCCTACTTCGCCGACGAAGAATTTGGCGCACAGGTGCTGATCTGCTCGGAAATCGGCAGTGAAGGTCGTAACTTCCAGTTCTCGCACCACCTGGTGCTGTTCGATCTGCCATCCCACCCGGACTTGCTCGAGCAGCGTATCGGTCGTCTGGACCGGATCGGCCAGAAGCACATCATCGAACTGCACGTGCCGTATCTGGAAACCAGCCCTCAAGAACGGCTGTTCCAGTGGTACCACGAGGCGCTGAACGCGTTCCTCAACACCTGCCCGACCGGCAACGCCTTGCAGCATCAGTTCGGCCCGCGCCTGCTGCCACTGCTGGAAAACGCCGACGATGGCGAGTGGCAAGCCCTGATCGACGAAGCCCGCGCCGAGCGTGAGCGCCTGGAAGCCGAGTTGCACACCGGCCGTGACCGCTTGCTGGAACTCAACTCCGGCGGCGCTGGCGAAGGTGATGCGCTGGTCGAGGACATTCTCGAACAAGACGATCAGTTCGCCCTGCCGATCTACATGGAAACCCTGTTCGACGCATTCGGCATCGACAGCGAAGACCATTCGGAAAACGCCCTGATCCTCAAGCCGAGCGAAAAAATGCTCGACGCCAGTTTCCCGCTGGGCGACGACGAAGGCGTGACCATCACTTACGACCGTAACCAGGCGCTGTCTCGCGAAGACATGCAGTTCATCACCTGGGAACACCCGATGGTGCAAGGCGGCATGGACCTGGTCTTGTCCGGTTCAATGGGCAACACCGCCGTGGCGCTGATCAAGAACAAGGCGCTGAAACCGGGCACCGTGTTGCTGGAACTGCTCTACGTCAGCGAAGTGGTTGCGCCGCGCTCGCTGCAACTGGGCCGTTACCTGCCGCCGGCCGCCCTGCGCTGCCTGCTCGATGCCAATGGCAACGACCTGTCGGCACGGGTGTCGTTCGAAACCTTGAACGATCAACTGGAAAGCGTGCCCCGCGCCAGCGCCAACAAGTTCATCCAGGCTCAGCGCGATCAACTGACGCCACGGATCAACGCCGGCGAAGAGAAGATCTTCCCGCGTCACGCCGAACGGGTTGCCGAAGCGCAACGTCGTCTGGCGGCCGATACCGACGAAGAGCTGGCACGTTTGACCGCACTGCAAGCGGTCAACCCGACCGTGCGCGACAGCGAACTGGTTGCCCTGCGCAAACAACGCGAGCAGGGTCTGGCGATGCTGGATAAAGCCGCGTTGCGGCTGGAAGCGATTCGGGTGTTGGTGGCGGGTTAA